Proteins found in one Zea mays cultivar B73 chromosome 1, Zm-B73-REFERENCE-NAM-5.0, whole genome shotgun sequence genomic segment:
- the LOC103644908 gene encoding bifunctional dihydrofolate reductase-thymidylate synthase-like: MGIGKDGVLPWKLPGDLKFFKEFTLITSDPVKKNAVIMGRKTWESIPVKSRPLPGRLNVILTRSGTFDFATVENVVICASMESALKLLASTPYCLSIEKVFVIGGGQVLREYLKGPACEAIHLTDIQSSIECDTFIPPVDFSVFQPWYSSFPVIESNIRHSFVSFVRVRKSVAETHESNGKESTEVDTKNDKFEKENFSFLPKMVYDRHEEYQYLNLVEDIIRSGAQKNDRTGTGTLSKFGCQMRFNLRKKFPLMTTKEGEVPGCSGGTVAAEGTISGTAAGADADVDAGGLA, encoded by the exons ATGGGCATTGGGAAGGATGGGGTCTTGCCATGGAAGCTTCCTGGTGATCTTAAATTCTTTAAAGAGTTTACACTAATTACATCTGATCCTGTCAAAAAGAATGCAGTTATAATGGGAAGGAAAACATGGGAGAGCATTCCAGTTAAGTCAAGGCCATTGCCTGGTCGTTTGAATGTCATACTTACTCGATCTGGTACTTTTGATTTTGCAACAGTAGAGAATGTTGTTATCTGTGCAAGTATGGAGTCTGCCTTAAAACTGCTAGCATCAACTCCATATTGCTTATCAATTGAGAAAGTGTTTGTTATAGGAGGCGGGCAGGTACTGAG AGAATATCTTAAAGGACCTGCATGTGAGGCTATCCATCTAACTGACATTCAGTCGAGCATTGAGTGTGACACTTTCATCCCTCCGGTTGACTTCTCAGTGTTCCAGCCATGGTATTCATCTTTCCCGGTGATAGAGAGCAACATTAGGCATTCGTTTGTGTCTTTTGTTCGTGTTAGAAAGTCAGTGGCAGAAACTCATGAGTCAAATGGCAAGGAATCAACCGAGGTTGATACCAAGAATGACAAATTTGAAAAAGAGAATTTCTCTTTTCTCCCCAAGATGGTATATGACCGCCATGAGGAGTACCAATATCTCAATCTTGTTGAAGATATTATAAGATCTGGTGCTCAGAAAAACGACAGGACAGGAACTGGAACATTGTCAAAATTTGGGTGTCAG ATGCGGTTCAACTTAAGGAAAAAATTTCCTCTGATGACAACAAAG gaaggcgaggtgcctggttgttctggcgGTACTGTTGCTGCTGAGGGAACTATCTCTGGTACTGCTGCTGGTGCTGACGCTGATGTTGATGCTGGTGGCCttgcttga